In the genome of Vigna radiata var. radiata cultivar VC1973A unplaced genomic scaffold, Vradiata_ver6 scaffold_329, whole genome shotgun sequence, one region contains:
- the LOC106755509 gene encoding 11-beta-hydroxysteroid dehydrogenase 1B-like — protein MRDVSEYTXVMDVNFWGAVNATLFAIPHLKNSKGRIIVIASVGGWFPLPXISIYNASKAAITNFFETMRMESGTPIGITIATPGFIRTDLTLKAKFELKLWLLKDLNKFFAIQDVMRIVPMESASECAKAIVESACRGDMYVTYPSWYRVLFPWKVLHPQFVD, from the exons ATGCGTGATGTTTCTGAATACACTNCAGTTATG GATGTGAATTTTTGGGGAGCAGTTAATGCGACATTATTTGCAATCCCACATCTGAAAAATAGCAAAGGGAGGATCATAGTGATTGCTTCAGTTGGCGGATGGTTCCCACTACCANTGATAAGTATCTATAAT GCGAGCAAAGCAGCAATAACAAACTTCTTTGAGACTATGAGAATGGAATCTGGCACTCCTATCGGCATAACAATTGCCACGCCCGGTTTTATCAGGACAGACCTTACATTAAAGGCCAAATTTGAATTGAAG TTATGGCTGTTGAAAGATTTGAACAAGTTTTTTGCAATCCAGGATGTTATGAGAATAGTTCCAATGGAGTCAGCTAGCGAATGTGCTAAAGCCATAGTTGAAAGTGCATGTAGGGGAGATATGTATGTTACATATCCTTCTTGGTACAGAGTGTTGTTTCCTTGGAAGGTGCTTCATCCTCAATTCGTAGATTGA